In the Sinorhizobium arboris LMG 14919 genome, one interval contains:
- a CDS encoding SGNH/GDSL hydrolase family protein, with protein MTMLTIRYRGKALLSRLLRLAPVGVGAAAMVIAGFFATMAEAQERVPRRNVLQRLFGVFTPQRRVYYEDQYDFRRQPQPQRIQRRRAQPSEARQPRPSRAKPQPAAAPPQAPVVVEKSPDAKKVLVVGDFVAGSLGDGLKVAFETTPGIVIETRANGSSGIVRNDYFDWPKALPDYIREFKPSVIVVSLGANDRQMMRIGDAQEKFRTDAWTEEYRKRVSALATLARKDNLPVLWVGMPPFQSTSMTADMVTFNGIYREEVEKIGGQFIDIWDGFVDEEGKFVLTGSDINGQQVRLRGSDGINLTKAGKRKLAFYVEKDIRKLLGEAAATTDVPGAEGLKDLVVSKPLANEDIVKTQPISLIDPELDGATALLGGDMPLKSTGKSPRDRLIEKGEVVAAPPGRIDDFRLTKQGPAGRNTR; from the coding sequence ATGACCATGCTGACGATCCGATACCGGGGAAAGGCGCTGCTTTCGCGTTTGCTTCGACTGGCCCCTGTCGGGGTGGGCGCGGCAGCCATGGTCATCGCCGGCTTCTTTGCCACTATGGCCGAGGCGCAGGAGCGCGTGCCCCGACGCAACGTGCTGCAGAGACTCTTCGGCGTCTTCACGCCGCAAAGACGCGTCTACTATGAGGATCAGTACGATTTTCGCCGGCAGCCGCAGCCGCAGCGCATACAGAGGCGCCGGGCGCAGCCGTCGGAAGCAAGGCAGCCCCGCCCGAGCCGGGCCAAGCCGCAGCCCGCAGCGGCGCCGCCGCAGGCGCCGGTCGTCGTCGAGAAATCTCCGGACGCCAAAAAGGTCCTGGTTGTCGGAGACTTCGTTGCGGGCAGCCTTGGCGACGGTTTGAAGGTTGCTTTCGAAACGACGCCGGGCATCGTGATCGAGACGCGGGCCAACGGCTCCTCGGGCATCGTCCGCAACGACTATTTCGACTGGCCGAAGGCGCTGCCCGACTACATCAGGGAGTTCAAACCCTCCGTCATCGTCGTAAGCCTCGGCGCCAATGATCGCCAGATGATGCGGATCGGGGACGCGCAGGAAAAGTTCCGGACCGACGCCTGGACGGAGGAATACCGAAAGCGCGTCAGTGCGCTGGCGACGCTTGCGCGCAAGGACAATCTTCCGGTGCTCTGGGTGGGCATGCCGCCCTTCCAGTCGACATCCATGACCGCAGACATGGTCACGTTCAACGGCATCTACCGCGAAGAGGTGGAGAAGATTGGCGGTCAGTTCATCGACATCTGGGACGGCTTCGTCGATGAGGAAGGCAAATTCGTTCTGACCGGCTCTGACATCAACGGTCAGCAGGTCCGCCTCAGGGGGTCGGACGGCATCAATCTGACGAAGGCCGGCAAGCGCAAACTGGCCTTCTATGTCGAGAAGGACATCCGCAAGCTGTTGGGCGAAGCGGCCGCGACCACGGACGTTCCTGGCGCGGAAGGTCTGAAGGACCTGGTCGTCAGCAAACCGCTTGCCAACGAGGATATCGTGAAGACGCAGCCGATCAGCCTTATCGACCCGGAACTGGACGGAGCGACCGCACTTCTCGGCGGCGATATGCCCCTCAAGAGTACGGGCAAGAGCCCGCGCGACCGGCTCATCGAAAAGGGAGAGGTTGTGGCCGCGCCGCCCGGACGCATCGACGATTTCCGGCTGACGAAGCAGGGGCCGGCGGGCAGGAATACCCGCTGA
- a CDS encoding sn-glycerol-1-phosphate dehydrogenase yields the protein METASQRNIAADAPEGGWTALIDDIVDGNWINPETGSRATVPYEKIVIKESLDGAEADLLAGLGLGERYAVVADEATWDAMGGRVATALKSLGPIDTVILDHPHADMGTVNDLTERLAKADAVVAVGSGTINDLCKFVTGRTHRRYAIFATAASMNGYTSTTASITLENGLKVSLPSHAPAGFFVDLAVTAAAPRHLSAAGFADCLVRSVAQIDWWMSHRLIGSLYSGVPYIIQDADERALNARAAGIAQGSISANGYLHRVLTLCGFGVSFTGMSNHGSMGEHQVSHYIDCFAGENHPGTLHGQQVGVATLTMARLQRIFLDSDKPPVIRPTRIDPTDMARRMGGDIAPQCYAEIQPKIFDERSAAEINERLTGLWPTLRRELEAFALPVAEMERLLREAGGPMTAADLGLPADFYREAVLHCREMRNRYTFLDIAADAGLLEDFVAGEV from the coding sequence ATGGAAACGGCAAGCCAGCGGAATATCGCCGCAGATGCGCCCGAAGGAGGCTGGACGGCGCTCATCGACGACATCGTTGACGGCAACTGGATCAACCCTGAGACGGGCAGCCGGGCGACCGTTCCCTACGAGAAGATCGTCATCAAAGAGAGCCTCGATGGCGCGGAGGCCGATCTCCTCGCCGGTCTCGGGCTCGGCGAGCGCTATGCGGTGGTCGCGGACGAGGCTACCTGGGACGCGATGGGCGGGCGCGTCGCAACCGCACTGAAGAGCCTCGGTCCGATCGATACCGTCATCCTCGACCATCCGCATGCAGACATGGGCACCGTGAACGACCTGACCGAGAGGCTTGCGAAAGCGGACGCCGTGGTCGCGGTCGGTTCCGGCACGATCAACGACCTCTGCAAGTTCGTCACCGGGCGCACCCATCGCCGCTATGCCATTTTCGCGACGGCCGCCTCGATGAACGGCTACACGTCCACGACGGCCTCAATCACATTGGAAAACGGCCTCAAGGTTTCGCTGCCGTCGCATGCGCCAGCCGGTTTCTTCGTCGATCTCGCGGTGACCGCCGCGGCACCTCGCCATCTTTCGGCAGCGGGTTTTGCCGATTGCCTCGTGCGCTCTGTCGCTCAGATCGACTGGTGGATGTCGCACCGGCTGATCGGCAGCCTCTATTCGGGCGTACCCTACATCATTCAGGATGCCGACGAGCGCGCGCTGAACGCGCGTGCGGCCGGTATCGCTCAGGGTAGCATCAGCGCGAACGGCTATCTTCACCGCGTCCTTACCCTTTGCGGCTTCGGCGTCTCCTTCACCGGCATGTCGAATCACGGCTCGATGGGCGAACATCAGGTCTCGCACTACATCGACTGCTTTGCCGGCGAGAACCATCCGGGCACGCTGCACGGACAGCAGGTGGGCGTAGCTACGCTCACCATGGCGCGGCTGCAGCGCATCTTTCTCGACAGCGACAAGCCGCCGGTCATCCGCCCCACGAGGATCGACCCGACGGACATGGCTCGACGCATGGGCGGCGACATCGCCCCGCAATGCTATGCCGAAATCCAGCCGAAGATTTTCGATGAGCGGTCCGCCGCTGAGATCAATGAAAGGCTCACCGGTCTCTGGCCGACGCTCCGCCGGGAACTGGAGGCCTTCGCGCTGCCGGTGGCCGAGATGGAGCGGCTCTTGCGGGAGGCCGGCGGCCCAATGACGGCGGCCGATCTCGGCCTGCCTGCCGACTTCTACCGCGAGGCCGTGCTGCACTGCCGCGAAATGCGCAACCGTTACACCTTTCTCGATATCGCCGCCGACGCAGGCCTCCTCGAGGATTTCGTCGCAGGAGAGGTCTGA
- the galU gene encoding UTP--glucose-1-phosphate uridylyltransferase GalU, with protein MTDKRKVRKAVFPVAGLGTRFLPATKAVPKEMLTVVDKPVIQYVVDEALEAGIEHLIFVTGRSKAVIEDYFDIQVELDQTLRERNKKAEIELLEAMLPKAGTTSFTRQQAPLGLGHAVWCARDLVGGEPFALLLPDMIMKGEKGCLKGMVELYEKTGGNVVAVEECAPDQAHKYGIVGVGETVGDGFRITRMVEKPARGTAPSNFFINGRYILQPEIFPILETQERGAGNEIQLTDGMVKLAETQAFAAYHFRGDTYDCGAKDGFILANVAFALERGDIRPTVEGPLKTLLQGLK; from the coding sequence ATGACCGACAAGCGTAAAGTCCGCAAAGCCGTTTTCCCCGTCGCAGGTCTCGGGACCCGTTTCCTTCCCGCGACCAAGGCGGTTCCGAAGGAGATGCTGACGGTGGTGGACAAGCCGGTCATCCAATACGTCGTCGATGAGGCGCTCGAAGCCGGTATCGAGCATCTGATTTTCGTGACCGGCCGCAGCAAGGCGGTCATCGAGGACTATTTCGACATCCAGGTCGAATTGGACCAGACGCTGCGCGAGCGCAACAAGAAGGCGGAGATAGAGCTCCTCGAAGCCATGCTGCCGAAAGCCGGCACCACGAGCTTCACCCGCCAGCAGGCGCCGCTGGGCCTCGGCCACGCCGTCTGGTGCGCCCGCGATCTCGTCGGCGGCGAGCCCTTCGCTCTGCTCCTGCCGGACATGATCATGAAGGGTGAAAAGGGTTGCCTCAAGGGTATGGTCGAGCTTTACGAGAAGACCGGCGGCAACGTCGTGGCGGTCGAGGAGTGCGCGCCCGACCAGGCGCATAAATACGGGATCGTCGGAGTGGGCGAGACGGTCGGCGACGGTTTCAGAATCACCAGGATGGTCGAGAAGCCGGCCCGGGGGACGGCTCCGTCGAACTTCTTCATCAATGGCCGCTACATTCTGCAGCCGGAGATTTTCCCGATTCTGGAGACGCAGGAACGCGGCGCCGGCAACGAGATCCAGTTGACCGACGGCATGGTGAAGCTTGCCGAGACGCAGGCCTTCGCCGCCTATCACTTCCGCGGCGATACCTATGACTGCGGTGCCAAGGACGGCTTCATCCTGGCGAACGTCGCCTTCGCTCTCGAGCGCGGCGACATTCGCCCCACGGTCGAGGGACCGCTCAAGACGCTCCTGCAAGGGCTGAAATGA
- a CDS encoding SPFH domain-containing protein, producing MGGMDIAVVAFVVVVILVLFAGIKTVPQGHRYTVERFGRYTRTMEPGLNLIVPFIDRIGSKLSVMEQVLDVPTQEVITRDNASVSADAVAFYQVLNAAQAAYQVADLENALLNLTMTNIRSVMGSMDLDELLSNRDTINDRLLHVVDEAANPWGIKITRIEIKDIAPPKDLVDAMARQMKAEREKRAQVLEAEGSRNAQILRAEGAKQSAILQAEGQREAAYREAEARERLAEAEAKATRMVSEAIAAGDVQAINYFVAQKYTEALASIGTANNQKIVLMPMEAASLIGSLGGIGAIAKEVFGDGAASSPRQRQSTPRTGPSVPSETP from the coding sequence ATGGGCGGTATGGATATCGCAGTCGTCGCGTTCGTCGTTGTCGTGATCCTCGTGCTCTTTGCCGGGATCAAGACCGTGCCGCAGGGCCATCGCTATACGGTCGAACGCTTCGGCCGCTACACGAGGACGATGGAGCCGGGGCTCAACCTCATCGTCCCCTTCATCGATCGCATCGGGTCGAAGCTGAGTGTGATGGAGCAGGTGCTCGACGTTCCGACGCAGGAGGTCATCACCAGGGACAATGCGAGCGTCTCGGCGGATGCGGTCGCCTTTTACCAGGTCTTGAATGCAGCACAGGCAGCCTATCAGGTGGCCGATCTGGAAAACGCGCTCCTCAACCTGACCATGACCAATATCCGCTCCGTCATGGGTTCAATGGACCTCGACGAACTCCTTTCGAACCGCGACACGATCAATGATCGGCTGCTTCACGTCGTAGACGAGGCCGCCAACCCCTGGGGCATCAAGATCACCCGCATCGAGATCAAGGACATCGCACCGCCGAAAGACCTGGTCGACGCCATGGCCCGGCAAATGAAGGCGGAACGCGAGAAGCGCGCGCAGGTGCTTGAAGCGGAGGGCTCCAGAAATGCGCAGATCCTGCGTGCCGAAGGCGCGAAGCAATCGGCGATCCTCCAGGCCGAGGGCCAGCGCGAGGCCGCCTATCGCGAGGCGGAGGCGCGCGAGCGCCTGGCGGAGGCGGAAGCAAAGGCGACCCGGATGGTCTCCGAAGCGATCGCCGCCGGCGACGTGCAGGCGATCAACTATTTCGTCGCGCAGAAATATACCGAGGCCCTTGCCTCGATCGGAACGGCGAACAATCAGAAGATCGTCCTGATGCCTATGGAAGCCGCCTCGCTCATCGGTTCTCTCGGCGGCATAGGCGCGATCGCGAAGGAAGTCTTCGGCGACGGCGCGGCGTCCTCCCCGCGCCAGCGCCAGTCCACGCCCCGAACAGGGCCGTCCGTTCCTTCGGAAACGCCCTGA
- a CDS encoding outer membrane beta-barrel protein gives MVPNISRSIMTGALRLKPPAWLVAGCAFLACSPASAQSLDKPPLAGASVAAPAGLPVPATVDPQATGAVAGTDLPPALDEDFNRLNRREETIDGLRRRIDPDDGQAPGIRIGTFVLKPALSETFNHERQKNGGSSQSRSFMETGLKGSLTSDWSRHQLSITGEGVVQDNISGEGREEPRADIDAELRLDLGAQTIARLRAGYSFEREDANDPNAIANADTQSGVDTYRLGAAVERDLGLIRGSLGVDFERRTYGDVELDDGTTLSQEDRDRNLGTLTGRIGYELSPALIPFLEASVGKSIYDLRRDTFGFERSYESYAGRAGMEVDLGEKLNGELALGYETFRFDDARLGDLRGLSLDGRVNWSPQRGTDVLFGMLTYVDPSTTPGEAGSINYELTNVVTHQLRSTLVGRLSNSVTLRDFPSDATASDETTWRTGAGLTWDMSRYLALTGDVSYERTERDQGASSDTARVGVGLTLRR, from the coding sequence ATGGTGCCCAATATCTCACGCTCGATCATGACGGGCGCCTTGCGCTTGAAACCGCCGGCGTGGCTCGTTGCGGGCTGTGCTTTTCTGGCCTGTTCGCCTGCGAGCGCGCAAAGCCTCGACAAGCCGCCGCTGGCGGGCGCCTCTGTCGCCGCTCCGGCGGGCTTGCCGGTTCCCGCCACCGTCGACCCGCAGGCGACCGGCGCCGTTGCCGGCACCGACCTTCCGCCGGCCCTCGACGAGGACTTCAATCGCCTGAACCGGCGCGAGGAGACGATCGACGGGCTGCGCAGGCGGATCGACCCCGATGACGGTCAGGCACCCGGCATACGCATCGGCACTTTCGTCCTGAAGCCGGCGCTCAGCGAAACATTCAACCATGAGCGGCAGAAGAATGGCGGCAGCAGCCAGAGCCGGAGCTTCATGGAAACCGGGCTCAAGGGGTCGCTCACTTCCGACTGGTCCCGCCACCAGCTGAGCATCACCGGCGAAGGCGTGGTCCAGGACAACATATCCGGTGAGGGCAGAGAAGAGCCGCGCGCAGACATCGACGCCGAACTGCGCCTCGACCTCGGCGCGCAGACCATCGCAAGGCTGAGGGCGGGCTATAGCTTCGAACGCGAGGACGCGAACGATCCGAACGCCATCGCCAATGCCGACACCCAATCCGGCGTCGACACCTATCGCCTCGGCGCCGCGGTCGAGCGCGACCTCGGTCTCATTCGGGGCTCGCTCGGCGTGGATTTCGAGCGCCGTACCTATGGCGATGTCGAGCTCGACGACGGCACGACGCTTTCGCAGGAGGACCGCGACCGCAATCTGGGAACGCTCACCGGGCGGATAGGCTACGAGCTCTCGCCGGCGCTCATCCCGTTTCTCGAGGCCTCCGTCGGCAAGTCGATCTACGATCTGCGCCGCGATACTTTCGGCTTCGAGCGCTCCTATGAGAGCTATGCGGGACGCGCCGGCATGGAAGTCGATCTCGGCGAGAAGCTCAATGGAGAACTGGCGCTCGGTTACGAGACCTTCCGCTTCGACGACGCACGGCTCGGAGACCTGCGCGGATTGTCGCTCGACGGCCGCGTCAACTGGTCGCCTCAGCGCGGCACCGACGTCCTGTTCGGCATGCTGACCTATGTCGATCCGTCGACCACCCCCGGCGAGGCGGGATCGATTAACTACGAGCTGACGAACGTGGTCACGCATCAGCTGCGCTCGACTCTCGTCGGCCGGCTTTCGAACAGCGTCACTCTGCGCGATTTTCCTTCGGATGCCACCGCCTCCGACGAGACAACCTGGCGAACCGGCGCGGGGCTCACCTGGGACATGAGCCGCTATCTCGCTCTTACCGGAGACGTCAGCTACGAGCGCACGGAAAGGGATCAGGGCGCCTCCAGCGACACCGCGCGCGTGGGCGTCGGCCTGACGTTGCGGCGCTGA
- a CDS encoding lytic murein transglycosylase, translating into MMRNRRTFFRHIAAALVVAAAFGSSPVRADQGFQNWINNFYATAAKSGITQATYRKAFAGVRTPDPAVLEKAAYQPEFKHKIWEYIDARVNPYTKRIGQEMAAKHARTLNALERHYGVDKSILLAIWSMESNYGAILQKDDRLHYVPRALATLAYADSRRSKYAKTQLIAALKILQSGDITPRELTGSWAGAMGHTQFIPTSYLLYAVDADGNGHRDIWNSVPDALATAANLLRKNGWRPGETWGYEVVPPANAAKYSGQTKTLAQWAALGFARPGGKGFSNPQMRAELKLPGGGNGPGFLMTKNFFVIKRYNASDSYALGVGLLADQIAGYAGMQQRWPRPDGSLDISEKFELQSRLKELGYYDGEVDGNFGSGSKAAIQAFQTQNGLTPDGEPTQRLLRALRR; encoded by the coding sequence ATGATGAGAAACCGCAGGACGTTCTTCCGACATATCGCCGCCGCTCTCGTTGTTGCCGCCGCTTTTGGGTCGTCGCCTGTGCGTGCGGATCAAGGTTTTCAGAACTGGATCAATAACTTCTATGCAACGGCTGCCAAAAGCGGCATCACTCAGGCGACCTATCGCAAGGCCTTTGCCGGTGTTAGGACGCCCGACCCTGCCGTGCTTGAAAAGGCCGCCTATCAGCCCGAATTCAAGCACAAGATCTGGGAGTATATCGACGCGCGTGTCAATCCGTACACCAAGCGGATAGGACAGGAAATGGCGGCGAAGCATGCGCGCACGCTCAACGCCCTCGAACGACACTACGGCGTCGACAAATCCATCCTGCTCGCCATCTGGTCGATGGAATCGAACTACGGCGCGATTCTCCAGAAGGACGACCGGCTGCACTATGTGCCGCGAGCGCTGGCGACTCTTGCCTATGCCGATTCGAGGCGGTCGAAATATGCCAAGACCCAGCTCATCGCGGCACTGAAGATCCTGCAGAGCGGCGACATCACCCCGCGGGAACTGACGGGTTCCTGGGCGGGTGCGATGGGGCACACCCAGTTCATTCCCACGAGTTATCTGCTCTATGCCGTCGATGCCGACGGAAACGGTCATCGCGACATCTGGAACTCGGTGCCGGACGCGCTGGCGACCGCCGCCAACCTCTTGCGGAAGAACGGCTGGCGCCCCGGCGAAACATGGGGCTACGAAGTCGTCCCGCCAGCCAATGCGGCGAAATATTCGGGCCAGACGAAGACGCTCGCCCAGTGGGCGGCCCTCGGTTTCGCCCGCCCCGGCGGCAAGGGTTTCAGCAATCCGCAGATGCGGGCCGAGTTGAAGCTGCCCGGCGGCGGCAACGGTCCCGGCTTTCTGATGACCAAGAACTTCTTCGTCATCAAGCGCTACAACGCCTCGGACTCCTATGCGCTCGGGGTCGGGCTTCTCGCCGATCAGATCGCAGGCTATGCCGGCATGCAGCAGCGCTGGCCGCGTCCGGACGGTTCCCTCGACATCAGCGAGAAATTCGAGCTCCAGAGCCGCCTGAAGGAACTCGGCTATTACGACGGAGAGGTGGATGGCAATTTCGGCTCAGGCTCGAAAGCGGCAATTCAGGCGTTTCAGACGCAGAACGGCCTGACGCCGGACGGCGAGCCGACACAGCGTCTCTTGCGCGCGCTGCGCAGGTGA
- a CDS encoding NfeD family protein — MIARIILELGPWSWWVLGLLLLAAELILPGVFLVWIALAALVTGALSLFLWEASFWSWQVQLVAFALLSVASVLLGRRFVSSSAESDEPLLNKRGESLVGRTAVLEQPIAEGRGRVRLDDTTWSVEGPDLPAGTRVRIVAGSGRHLTVEQA, encoded by the coding sequence ATGATTGCACGCATCATCCTCGAACTCGGCCCCTGGAGCTGGTGGGTCCTGGGCCTCCTGCTGCTGGCGGCGGAGCTGATCCTGCCTGGCGTCTTCCTCGTGTGGATTGCGCTCGCCGCGCTCGTCACCGGGGCTCTCTCGCTGTTCTTGTGGGAGGCGTCATTCTGGAGCTGGCAGGTACAGCTCGTTGCCTTCGCCTTGCTTTCGGTCGCCTCTGTCCTCCTCGGGCGGCGCTTCGTCTCGTCTTCCGCCGAGAGCGACGAGCCGCTGCTCAACAAGCGCGGCGAAAGCCTCGTCGGACGGACGGCGGTGCTCGAGCAGCCGATCGCGGAAGGCCGCGGACGCGTCCGGCTCGACGACACGACCTGGTCCGTCGAAGGCCCCGATCTTCCGGCCGGGACGCGCGTGCGCATCGTTGCAGGCAGCGGCCGGCACCTGACGGTCGAGCAGGCCTGA
- a CDS encoding sugar-binding transcriptional regulator — protein sequence MARDKTSGRTGEELPAGVPTEFDDAVMWAAWLYYADQMTQSEIAKQLNVSRATIVNYLQEARERGIVSVNINPKAGGRTSIARALMQKFALQGAFVIPSGDEEGLSQRLGDAGARVLADQIEDGDTIGVAWGRTVLAVADRISLTRPVGNLTVVQVSGSSTGEPNFSPELCTSLLSNRIHARCVNLLAPAVLSTRELKAALLNEPVLRKQMDLVHSTNRILFGVGDIGPKSTVRASGIASKEEIDDYVARGAAAVIIGRFIDAHGAAIGGDHDERMVGISLDELKQVASRICVAGGAVKIAAITATLEAGYATHFVTDIATGEALLAE from the coding sequence ATGGCAAGGGACAAGACTTCAGGCAGAACCGGCGAGGAATTGCCGGCAGGCGTGCCAACCGAATTCGACGATGCCGTCATGTGGGCCGCGTGGCTCTACTATGCGGACCAGATGACGCAGAGCGAGATCGCCAAGCAGCTCAACGTGTCACGCGCGACCATCGTCAATTACCTGCAAGAGGCGCGAGAGCGAGGCATCGTCTCCGTTAATATCAATCCCAAGGCCGGTGGTCGCACCAGCATCGCCCGCGCCCTGATGCAGAAGTTCGCCCTCCAGGGCGCCTTCGTCATTCCGAGCGGCGACGAGGAAGGCCTTTCGCAGCGGCTCGGTGATGCCGGCGCACGCGTGCTGGCCGATCAGATCGAGGATGGCGATACGATCGGCGTCGCGTGGGGCCGCACCGTTCTCGCCGTCGCCGACCGCATTTCGCTGACGCGCCCGGTCGGCAACCTGACTGTGGTGCAGGTCTCCGGCAGCTCGACCGGCGAGCCGAACTTCTCGCCCGAGCTTTGCACTTCTCTGCTTTCGAACCGCATCCACGCGCGCTGCGTCAACCTGCTGGCGCCGGCCGTGCTGTCGACGCGCGAACTGAAGGCGGCGCTGCTCAACGAGCCGGTGCTCCGGAAGCAGATGGACCTGGTGCATTCGACCAACCGCATTCTGTTCGGCGTCGGCGACATCGGGCCGAAGAGCACGGTGCGGGCCTCCGGCATTGCCAGCAAGGAGGAGATCGACGACTACGTGGCGCGCGGCGCCGCGGCTGTGATTATCGGACGCTTCATCGATGCGCATGGTGCTGCGATCGGCGGCGACCATGACGAACGGATGGTCGGCATCTCACTCGACGAGCTGAAGCAGGTGGCGAGCCGTATCTGCGTGGCCGGCGGCGCGGTCAAGATCGCCGCGATCACCGCCACGCTCGAAGCCGGCTACGCCACCCACTTCGTTACCGACATCGCCACGGGGGAGGCGTTGCTGGCGGAATGA
- a CDS encoding xylulokinase, translated as MQPDERYVIGMDSSTQSVKAVAWTADGTPRAEGRALHRISTPHPFKAEQDADDWWSAACQALSALMHEIDPARVDGIAISNQRETMVLLGEDRKPLGPATLWLDRRAQDVVQPLADEFGGERLHAISGKPVDVIPCVYRLRYYRQHEPELLDRAAHILSAHDFLTQKLTGEAAASWTSGDPFGLMDIETKQWSREILDYLGIPLAKLPPLYRPGTLIGRVTADAARTTGLAAGMPVYAGGGDGHCAGLGVNVIKPGVVYLNLGTAVVGGCWSPTRRLSRHWRTLVSPSGEGYLLESCQRAGAYFVNWLLDTFAGGRSDPAIFDRLEAEAGSLNIGSGGVTVCSYLMGCMDPHWDADARATFTGMGPETGMGHLYRASMEAITLEFVRSLSEMKSMGVAADRIFVIGGGAGSPLWRQMIADASGLPVIRSLSNEASALGAGMSAAVGAGWYRHFGEAADAMSRLAEQVEPRPATADAWAALSRRQVKLYHAIRHLDDADNGT; from the coding sequence ATGCAGCCGGACGAACGCTATGTCATCGGCATGGATTCATCGACTCAGTCCGTCAAGGCGGTCGCCTGGACGGCCGACGGCACACCGCGGGCCGAGGGCCGCGCACTGCACCGCATTTCGACACCGCATCCGTTCAAGGCGGAGCAGGACGCCGACGACTGGTGGTCGGCCGCCTGCCAGGCGCTGTCAGCGCTCATGCACGAGATCGATCCCGCCCGCGTCGATGGCATCGCGATTTCGAACCAGCGCGAAACGATGGTTCTGCTCGGCGAGGACCGAAAGCCGCTAGGCCCGGCGACTCTCTGGCTCGACCGCCGCGCGCAGGATGTGGTGCAGCCGCTCGCCGACGAATTCGGCGGCGAGCGGCTGCATGCGATCTCGGGCAAGCCGGTCGATGTCATTCCCTGCGTTTATCGCCTTCGATATTATCGCCAGCACGAGCCGGAATTGCTGGACCGCGCAGCGCATATTCTGAGCGCACACGATTTCCTGACTCAGAAGTTGACGGGTGAAGCCGCGGCAAGCTGGACCAGCGGCGATCCCTTCGGCCTCATGGATATCGAGACGAAGCAATGGTCGCGCGAAATTCTCGACTATCTCGGCATTCCGCTCGCCAAGCTGCCGCCGCTTTACCGCCCGGGCACCCTGATCGGCCGTGTGACCGCGGATGCCGCGAGGACGACGGGCCTGGCGGCGGGGATGCCGGTTTATGCCGGCGGCGGCGATGGCCATTGCGCCGGCCTCGGGGTCAATGTGATCAAGCCCGGCGTCGTCTATCTCAATCTCGGCACGGCCGTCGTCGGCGGCTGCTGGTCGCCGACGCGCAGGCTCAGCCGCCACTGGCGCACCTTGGTCTCGCCAAGTGGCGAAGGCTATCTGCTAGAAAGCTGCCAGCGCGCCGGCGCCTATTTCGTAAACTGGCTGCTGGACACCTTTGCCGGCGGCCGTTCGGACCCGGCCATTTTCGATCGGCTCGAAGCGGAGGCGGGCAGTCTGAACATCGGTTCGGGCGGCGTTACCGTCTGCTCCTATCTCATGGGCTGCATGGATCCGCACTGGGACGCCGATGCCCGCGCCACCTTCACGGGCATGGGTCCGGAGACAGGCATGGGCCATCTCTATCGTGCCTCGATGGAAGCCATCACGCTGGAATTCGTCCGTTCCCTTTCCGAGATGAAATCGATGGGAGTAGCCGCCGACCGCATCTTCGTCATCGGCGGCGGCGCCGGCAGCCCGCTTTGGAGGCAGATGATCGCCGACGCCAGCGGTTTGCCCGTCATTCGCAGCCTTTCCAACGAAGCCTCCGCGCTCGGCGCCGGCATGTCCGCTGCCGTCGGCGCCGGCTGGTACCGGCATTTCGGCGAGGCCGCCGACGCCATGTCGCGCCTTGCCGAACAGGTCGAACCGCGCCCTGCGACCGCGGATGCGTGGGCGGCGCTATCCCGCCGGCAGGTGAAGCTCTACCACGCAATCCGCCACCTCGATGATGCCGATAATGGGACCTGA